TCGAAGAGGTGATGGAACGCGACGTCCAAGGCATCGGTCCGGATGTGGACGCGATCACTGCCCTCCGAACGATGCAGGAACACGACGTCGGTCGACTCCCCGTCATCGACGAACAGGGGAATCTCACGGGAATTATTTCCAGAACCGACCTGATGACCGCCTTCAACGTGATCCAGAGCCGCGGCGACAACAGCTCGATCATCCAGTCCGGTGGGTCGACGTCGGATCTACCCCCTGTTCAATAACCAGCGACGAGAGGATTACTGCCGCGTCGACCAGACGACGACAACCGCAAGTGCGAGTAGACAGCCAACGAAGAAGACGACTCCCGGCTCGGTCAGCAGCGCACTGAGGCCACCGCTGGTCGACTCGGCGGCCGTCGCAGTCGCATCGGCAGCCGTCATCCCACCGGACTCGGTGGCCGCTTCCGGTGCCGACCCGATTGAGGTTGCGAGATACTGCACGAGCAGGCTGGCGAGCCCAAAGATCCCAATCGCGCCAAGCAGCTCTCTGATCGCCGATTTGAGCCGGTCGACGGTCGACTGCCGGCCTGCACAGACGACGAGTGCCGATTCAGTCGGCGCATAGATTTTCATCTCAGTTCCCTTCTCGGAGTACCAGGTATCGGCGACCGAGATCAGGTTCGCATCACTGAGATTCGTGAGATGGTACCGGATGTTCTGGACGCTCGTGTCGGTCTCCTCGGCGAGTTCGGACGCGGGGCGTGGCTCTTCGTACAGTAGGGTGAGAATCTGTCTGGCGGTCGACGACGAGAGCGTTTTAAAAACCTCGTCGGCAGCCTCCTCGGAGATCGAAATAACGTTCGCACCGTCATTGGCCGGCTCAACGCGGGACGTGAGTGGGAGAAGACTCTTCATAGGCGACGTATAGAGGGTGTCATAGAATAGTTCTCATAGCGTGATGACGGTGCTTCCTGGATTGTCTCCGCGTTCGTCGTTGGTGATCGCAATAACGAGACGAAGGCACAGCGCGAGGAACACTTGTGCTCGTGCGTGGACGCGGCCTCGGGCGCGAACGTGCCCGAGGCCGCAGTCCTTGACGGCGTCGTTGGTTCGTTCGACTCCACTCCGGCGGTTGTACGTCTCGTCTAGCGTCGATTGCTTCAGCTGAACGTCCTCGCTGTGTTCGTCGATGCGGGCTTCGACCCTGTACTCGATGTCTTTCGGATCGTCGGTGTTTCGTGCGTTGTACGGAGCGACTGGCACGACCCCTGCGGCCAGCAGGTGGTCGTGCCAGCCGAGCGTGTCGTAGGCGCTGTCTCCAAGCATCCAGATCGGTTTCTCGACGGCGAGCGCGTCACACGTGACGCGCATCGCCGTCTCCTCTGGCGCTTGCTTGCTCTCGGTGAACTCCGCGGCAATCGGGATCTTTTGCCCGGTCGAGACGATCGTACAGCCGTAGCCGTGGTAGTACTCTTCGGCGGTTGGATCGTAGCCTTTCGACGCGTCTTGGTCGGCGGGCATCGTCCTCACGTCGGTGGAATCGATGGAGTAGGTCAAGTCGAGCAGGCCGCGGCAGGCGGCCTGCTCGACGAGGCGGTCGAAGACCTCGTCGACGACGTGTTCGAGGTCGGTGAGGAAGCGATCGACCGCGTCTCTCGACGGCGGTCGATCGAAGCCACAGCTGAGCCAGACGACCGTGTTCTGGAGTTCTCGCGTGACTGGACGGATGCCGTAGACGTTCTTGTAGTAGCAGTGCAGGAACGCTCGGAAGAGTGCTGGTGGGTGATGATCTCGTGTTCGCCCCCGGCGAGCGGGGGCGAACACATCGAATTCTTCGAGAAAGTCGAACTCAAGATGCTCGAACAACGCGAGCGTCTCGGTCGCCATTACATTGAAGAACTCGTCGATAGAAGTCTCCTCTTGCAGGATGCTGGCGCTCGTAGACACAGTTCCAACATCCTGCGTCTTCGTGTGTGACGCTTTCTATGACACCCTCATCAGTTTCAATATTGTATATATCTATATTATCGGTGACAGTTCCTCCCGTGTCGACTCGCTGCCCACCCGCATCCCAACCCGCCGGACCTATCAACGACCACGACCAGAATGGACTCAATGACTGCACCGAACCGGAACACGCTCTGGGGGCGGGCCATCGCAAGTGAACTCGCCCGTAGCGGTGTCCGCACCGTCTGTATCTCGCCGGGGAGTCGGTCGACGCCACTCACTGTCGCCTGCGACGAACACGACGATCTGCAGACCGTCTCGGCACTCGATGAACGCTCGGCGGCCTACTTCGCACTGGGTCGGGCTCGCCGGACGGGCGAGGTCACTCCACTTATCTCGACCTCGGGCACCGCTGCCGCCAACTACCATCCCGCCGTGATCGAGGCCAGCGAGGGTCGGGTCCCGCTATTGTTGCTGACTGCCGACCGACCGCCGGAGCTCCGAGATTCGGGAGCCAACCAGACCGTCGACCAAGAGAAGCTCTATGGCGACGCCGTCCGGTGGTACAAGGACCTCCCCGAGCCAGCCGCCGAAGACCGGACGCTTCGCTCGCTGCGAACCGACATCTCGCGGGCGGTCGGAACCGCTGAGGGGACGCCCTCCGGGCCAGTGCATCTCAACGTCCCATTTAAAAAACCGTTAGAGCCGACGCGGGTCGACGGCGATGTGCCCGCCGACCTACCGGAGTTGGCCGCCATGGGTCGCGGCTCCGAGGAGCCGTTCGTCAGCCGCACTGTCGGCCACCCGCAGTTGGACGATCAGGACCTCCGTAAACTGGCCGAGGAACTCAGCGTCGACCGTGGACTCATTGTCGCTGGACCGGCTGATCCGCCGGGGCTCACTGCCGAATCGGTCACTGCCTTCTCGCATGCCACCGGGTTCCCGATTCTCGCCGATCCGCTCTCGGGACTCCGGTTTGGGGGCCATACTCGTACCGCACCCGTCATTGGGGGGTACGACAGCTACGTCGACACCGCCGTCACCGAGTCGTGGCCCGATCCCGAGGTCGTCGTCCGACTCGGGGCCTCGCCGACTTCGAAACCGCTGCGAAAGTATTTGGCCAAAACGGGGGCACGACAGTTAGTCGTCGACCCCACGGGCGCGTGGCGCGAGGCGGAGTTTGCGGCGACTGATCTGGTCGTCGCCGATCCGGACCGACTCTGTGGCCACCTCTCGCAGGTCATCCGCAGCGGTGGCAGCGCCGAGTGGCGAAACCGCTGGACGAACGCCGAGGCGGTCCACAGTGAGACGGTCGACGACCACGCTGACACAGCCTTCGAGGGCGGGATTCTCGCGGATGTCGTCGCTGGACTCGCCGATCCGTCGACGCTTGTGGTCTCCAACAGCATGCCGGTCCGTGACCTCGACCGCTTCGGGGAGCCGGGAACCAAATCCATTACCACGGTCGGCAACCGCGGGGCCTCCGGAATCGATGGCATCGTGTCGACCGCGCTGGGGGCGGCTCACGGGACGACCGACGACGTCACACTCGTGATCGGTGATCTGGCCTACTACCACGATATGAACGGCCTGCTCGCACTCCAGCGTGCCAACGTTGATGCGACGATTGTCCTGCTCAACAACGACGGCGGCGGGATTTTTCACATGCTGCCTATCGAGGAGTTCGAGCCGCCGTTCACCGACCAGTTCAAGACGCCCCACGGGATGGATTTCGAACCAACTGGGGATCTGTACGGGTTCGACTACAGCCGTGTTGAGGGTCGCTCGGCGTTCCGCGAGGCCTATAGCGAGGCGGTGTCGACCGATGGCTCGCACGTTATCGAGGTCGAAAGCGATGCCGAGGCGAGTCACGCAGTTCGGGATGAGTTGCAGGCCGAGACAGTCGACCGACTGGTCGACTGATCGTTGGCTTGGTGACTGACCGCTGGCTGGTCGACTCGTTGGTGGGGACTAACTGTTTCTCAAAACCAAATCAGCTATAGTGGCTGATTGGGTAGCAACTGTCACGCATGACCAGAGCTGAACTCATCGCCGCCAGTGAATCGCTCGAACACGCCGCCGAGGGGGCCAGCGACGATCTCACGGCCAAACTCTCCGAGCAGGCCGACACCCTTGCGACCCTCGCCGACCGCGAGAAGGGGCCCGACCACGGTCGACTGGCCAAAATCGAACACTCGCTTCGCTCGCTGAAGGAGTCGGCTAGCGACGAAGGGGCTGACCTAATCGACGACGCACTCACACACATCAAGGAGTACCGAAAAACGGTTGATGGTGTTTGAATAGAGTACACCGAGCGACATCGGTCGGACAGTTTGGGGGTAGTGAGGAGACAATCACAACCATATAGTGACGCTGTGGTAAGTTTCGGGCGATGACTGAGTCGACGCGGCTGCGTGGGACGCTGTGGATTATTTTGGCCTCGGCAACGCTGACAGTGATGGCCGGAGCGATCCTCGGCCCTATCGTCCCGGCGATCCAGTCGACGCTCGGCGTCTCCGAATCGAATGCGGGCCTCATCATTACGACTCACGGCGCGCTCATCGTCGTCTTCAGTCCGATTGCGGGCGCGCTCATCGACCGCTTCGGCCCGCGTCGACCCTTTATCGGTGGGCTCGTTTTGTACGGCATCGGCGGCGGGGCCGGACTCGGGATCGATTCGTTCGGCCCGTTGCTCGCCTCGCGGGCCGTGTTGGGTGTCGGGGTGGCCTTTGTCTATACCGGTGTGACCGTGTTGATTTATGATCTCTATGAGGGCCAGCGGATGAACGAGGTCCTCGGGCTGCGGAGCAGCGCCAACAGCGTCGGCGCGGTGATCTGGCCGCTGGTCGGCGGCGCGCTCGGCACGCTCTCGTGGCAGGCCCCCTTCGGCGTCTATCTGGTTGCGATCCCGCTGGGATTGCTCGCAGTCGTGACGATCCCCGAAACCGGCGGCGAGAATCGATCCGCCCAGAGCGAGTCGACGGATAGGGGTCAGTCGACGGATAGGAGCACGTCAGCAGGTGGAATCGCCGGTATTGCTGCTGTTTTCCGGGAACGACCGGCGCTGCTGGCGGTGTATCTGCTGTATTTCGCCGCCAACGCGTTGCTGTACAGTATCGTTGTCTTCTATCCGCAGTTGTTGGCCCAGTTGGGGATCACCTCTTCGCTGTCGATCAGCCTTTATCTCGCGGCCAACGGGCTGGCTGGCGGGATTTCGGCGGCACTCTACGGTCGACTTGTGGCGCGAATCGAGCGACGATGGCTGGTGCTGATCGCGCTGGGCCTCTGGGTGGCGGCGTTTGCAGCGGCGACCGCGGCCCAGTCGGCGCTGACCGCAGTGCCGGCTGTCGTCGCGTTCGGGTTGGGGTTGGGATTGGTGTTTCCCTCGGCGTTCGGCTGGATCGAATCGCTTGCGCCAGTCGACCGGCAGGGCCAGTTTAGCTCCTATCTCGCCTCGGCAGGCTATACCGGCCAGTTCCTCTCGCCGGTGATCTTCGGCCCGCTGATCCCGCTGTTCGGGGTGCGGGGTGTCTTCGGGGCGGCGACCGCCGCCGCTGCTGTCGGGCTTGTCGTGTTGGGGGCGGCACTGGCAGTAGGGAAGACGGGGTCGACTGCGTCGTCGTAACTGAGGGGGTGGATTATTCGGCTCGGTCGATTGCTTCGTCGACCTCGATTTCGTCGCTGTCGACCTGTTCTTCGACCTCGACGAGTCGGTCGAGTTTCTGCTCAAACTCCGCCTCGCCGAGTTCGCCAGCGGCATACTGGTGTTTGAGCTCGTCGAGGGCCGTGCGCTCGGGGTCGTCGGTCGACTGGAGTTTTCTGATCTCGTTCCAGCGCCAGCCGATCCAGAGGCCGAAGGCCGCGAGGATGCTGGCGGTGACAGCAATAAAAACGGTTGCTGAGGTGTAGTTGGCGACCCACATGAAGCCAACGAGGGCGATGATGTCCGCACCGAACACGACCATCATGCCGAGCATAAGATCGGTGACGAGGCCCTCCTCGGGGTCGACTGGCATGGTATCGAGAGGTTTGGTCTCCGGATGTATTACTTGTCAGGGTCGCGGGCTGTCGACTCCAATAGTTCTTTAGTCACTCCTTGCTGAACGTACTGATGTCTTATGAGTCAGGCAACGCTCGGCACTGATCCCTACCAGAACTCGAATCTCTTCTCTAGCTACTATTTGTCCGACCGGATCGATGATCTCGACGAGTGGGAGTGCGACGACGAGGCCCGAGACGCATTCGAGCGACTCCAGAACCTCTGGGAGTTGGAGGGTGGGCTTGTCGACTCCTACGAGGAGGACGAACTGCTCACGGCGTGGATCGACAAGGTCACTGAGGTGTTGGGGTTCGATAGGCTCTCGGAGACGACACTGCCGGATGGTGGTGGGTACACTGATCGACTCCTGTTCGATACCCCCGAGACTCGCCGGGACGCCGCCGCGCGGAAGAAAGACGGCGACCGTGAGGCCATGTTCGGGCTGGCCTCGGTCGTCTTGGAGGCCAAACAGTGGGATGCGGATTTCACGAAGCGGTTTGCCGAACAGCGGTCTTATCGGGATGCCTCTCACCAGATCAAATACTATCTCGAACACACCCCTGAACGACTCCAGTGGGGGATTCTGACCAATGGGCGGAAATGGCGGCTGTACGGCACCAAGGATTATGCGACTGAAATTTATTACGAGGTCGACCTGCCGGAACTGCTCGAAGCCGGAAATCTGGAGCAGTTCAAATACTTTTTCGCCTTCTTTCGGTCGGCGGCATTCCGCGAGACGGCGGGTTCGTCGTTTCTCGATACGGTCTGGTCCGAAAGCGAGACCGCGGCCCAAGAACTCGGCGAGGACTTACAGGATAACGTCTTTACGGCCCTGCGGGTGCTTGGCGAGGGGTTCATTCAGACGAACGATCTCAGTATCGACCCCGCCGACAGCGAGGCGCGGGCCGAACTGAAAGAACAATCGTTGGTGTTGCTCTACCGGCTGATGTTCGTGCTGTATGCCGAATCGCGTG
This sequence is a window from Halohasta litchfieldiae. Protein-coding genes within it:
- a CDS encoding ArsR/SmtB family transcription factor; translation: MKSLLPLTSRVEPANDGANVISISEEAADEVFKTLSSSTARQILTLLYEEPRPASELAEETDTSVQNIRYHLTNLSDANLISVADTWYSEKGTEMKIYAPTESALVVCAGRQSTVDRLKSAIRELLGAIGIFGLASLLVQYLATSIGSAPEAATESGGMTAADATATAAESTSGGLSALLTEPGVVFFVGCLLALAVVVVWSTRQ
- a CDS encoding transposase, with the translated sequence MATETLALFEHLEFDFLEEFDVFAPARRGRTRDHHPPALFRAFLHCYYKNVYGIRPVTRELQNTVVWLSCGFDRPPSRDAVDRFLTDLEHVVDEVFDRLVEQAACRGLLDLTYSIDSTDVRTMPADQDASKGYDPTAEEYYHGYGCTIVSTGQKIPIAAEFTESKQAPEETAMRVTCDALAVEKPIWMLGDSAYDTLGWHDHLLAAGVVPVAPYNARNTDDPKDIEYRVEARIDEHSEDVQLKQSTLDETYNRRSGVERTNDAVKDCGLGHVRARGRVHARAQVFLALCLRLVIAITNDERGDNPGSTVITL
- the menD gene encoding 2-succinyl-5-enolpyruvyl-6-hydroxy-3-cyclohexene-1-carboxylic-acid synthase, with amino-acid sequence MTAPNRNTLWGRAIASELARSGVRTVCISPGSRSTPLTVACDEHDDLQTVSALDERSAAYFALGRARRTGEVTPLISTSGTAAANYHPAVIEASEGRVPLLLLTADRPPELRDSGANQTVDQEKLYGDAVRWYKDLPEPAAEDRTLRSLRTDISRAVGTAEGTPSGPVHLNVPFKKPLEPTRVDGDVPADLPELAAMGRGSEEPFVSRTVGHPQLDDQDLRKLAEELSVDRGLIVAGPADPPGLTAESVTAFSHATGFPILADPLSGLRFGGHTRTAPVIGGYDSYVDTAVTESWPDPEVVVRLGASPTSKPLRKYLAKTGARQLVVDPTGAWREAEFAATDLVVADPDRLCGHLSQVIRSGGSAEWRNRWTNAEAVHSETVDDHADTAFEGGILADVVAGLADPSTLVVSNSMPVRDLDRFGEPGTKSITTVGNRGASGIDGIVSTALGAAHGTTDDVTLVIGDLAYYHDMNGLLALQRANVDATIVLLNNDGGGIFHMLPIEEFEPPFTDQFKTPHGMDFEPTGDLYGFDYSRVEGRSAFREAYSEAVSTDGSHVIEVESDAEASHAVRDELQAETVDRLVD
- a CDS encoding DUF7553 family protein codes for the protein MTRAELIAASESLEHAAEGASDDLTAKLSEQADTLATLADREKGPDHGRLAKIEHSLRSLKESASDEGADLIDDALTHIKEYRKTVDGV
- a CDS encoding MFS transporter; the encoded protein is MTESTRLRGTLWIILASATLTVMAGAILGPIVPAIQSTLGVSESNAGLIITTHGALIVVFSPIAGALIDRFGPRRPFIGGLVLYGIGGGAGLGIDSFGPLLASRAVLGVGVAFVYTGVTVLIYDLYEGQRMNEVLGLRSSANSVGAVIWPLVGGALGTLSWQAPFGVYLVAIPLGLLAVVTIPETGGENRSAQSESTDRGQSTDRSTSAGGIAGIAAVFRERPALLAVYLLYFAANALLYSIVVFYPQLLAQLGITSSLSISLYLAANGLAGGISAALYGRLVARIERRWLVLIALGLWVAAFAAATAAQSALTAVPAVVAFGLGLGLVFPSAFGWIESLAPVDRQGQFSSYLASAGYTGQFLSPVIFGPLIPLFGVRGVFGAATAAAAVGLVVLGAALAVGKTGSTASS
- a CDS encoding SHOCT domain-containing protein, with product MPVDPEEGLVTDLMLGMMVVFGADIIALVGFMWVANYTSATVFIAVTASILAAFGLWIGWRWNEIRKLQSTDDPERTALDELKHQYAAGELGEAEFEQKLDRLVEVEEQVDSDEIEVDEAIDRAE